A window of Vulpes lagopus strain Blue_001 chromosome 21, ASM1834538v1, whole genome shotgun sequence contains these coding sequences:
- the AQP5 gene encoding aquaporin-5 isoform X1 — protein MRKELCSVAFLKAVFAEFLATLIFVFFGLGSALKWPSALPSILQIALAFGLAIGTLAQALGPVSGGHINPAITLALLVGNQISLLRAAFYVAAQLAGAIAGAGVLYGLAPLNARGNLAVNSLNNNTTQGQAMVVELILTFQLALCIFSSTDSRRTSPVGSPALSIGLSVTLGHLVGIYFTGCSMNPARSFGPAVVMKRFGSAHWVFWVGPIVGAILAAILYFYLLFPNSLSLSERMAVIKGTYEPEEDWEEQREERKKTMELTAR, from the exons ATGAGGAAGGAGCTGTGCTCCGTGGCCTTCCTCAAGGCCGTGTTCGCCGAGTTCCTGGCCACCCTCATCTTCGTCTTCTTCGGCCTCGGCTCGGCCCTCAAGTGGCCGTCGGCGCTGCCCAGCATCCTGCAGATCGCGCTGGCCTTCGGGCTGGCCATCGGCACCCTGGCGCAGGCCCTGGGGCCGGTGAGCGGCGGCCACATCAACCCGGCCATCACGCTGGCGCTGCTGGTGGGCAACCAGATCTCGCTGCTGCGGGCCGCCTTCTACGTGGCGGCGCAGCTGGCGGGGGCCATCGCCGGGGCGGGCGTCCTCTACGGGCTGGCGCCGCTCAACGCCCGCGGCAACCTGGCGGTCAACTCG CTCAACAACAACACAACCCAGGGCCAGGCCATGGTAGTAGAGCTGATTCTGACCTTCCAGCTGGCACTCTGCATCTTCTCTTCCACCGACTCCCGCCGCACCAGTCCTGTGGGCTCTCCGGCCCTGTCCATCGGACTTTCTGTCACACTGGGCCACCTCGTGGGG aTCTACTTCACCGGCTGCTCCATGAACCCGGCCCGCTCTTTCGGCCCCGCAGTGGTCATGAAGCGCTTCGGCTCTGCTCACTGG GTGTTCTGGGTGGGGCCCATCGTGGGGGCCATCCTAGCTGCCATCCTCTACTTCTACCTGCTATTCCCCAACTCCCTGAGCCTGAGCGAGCGCATGGCCGTCATCAAGGGCACGTATGAACCTGAGGAGGACTGGGAGGAGCAACGAGAGGAGCGAAAGAAGACCATGGAGCTGACCGCCCGCTGA
- the AQP5 gene encoding aquaporin-5 isoform X2: protein MRKELCSVAFLKAVFAEFLATLIFVFFGLGSALKWPSALPSILQIALAFGLAIGTLAQALGPVSGGHINPAITLALLVGNQISLLRAAFYVAAQLAGAIAGAGVLYGLAPLNARGNLAVNSLNNNTTQGQAMVVELILTFQLALCIFSSTDSRRTSPVGSPALSIGLSVTLGHLVGIYFTGCSMNPARSFGPAVVMKRFGSAHWGVQGVFLPVGLSLCTVYLSPLLRAHVPSPGSVTFPVWEGEEFCGLPGNLHVSFEGSLVCL from the exons ATGAGGAAGGAGCTGTGCTCCGTGGCCTTCCTCAAGGCCGTGTTCGCCGAGTTCCTGGCCACCCTCATCTTCGTCTTCTTCGGCCTCGGCTCGGCCCTCAAGTGGCCGTCGGCGCTGCCCAGCATCCTGCAGATCGCGCTGGCCTTCGGGCTGGCCATCGGCACCCTGGCGCAGGCCCTGGGGCCGGTGAGCGGCGGCCACATCAACCCGGCCATCACGCTGGCGCTGCTGGTGGGCAACCAGATCTCGCTGCTGCGGGCCGCCTTCTACGTGGCGGCGCAGCTGGCGGGGGCCATCGCCGGGGCGGGCGTCCTCTACGGGCTGGCGCCGCTCAACGCCCGCGGCAACCTGGCGGTCAACTCG CTCAACAACAACACAACCCAGGGCCAGGCCATGGTAGTAGAGCTGATTCTGACCTTCCAGCTGGCACTCTGCATCTTCTCTTCCACCGACTCCCGCCGCACCAGTCCTGTGGGCTCTCCGGCCCTGTCCATCGGACTTTCTGTCACACTGGGCCACCTCGTGGGG aTCTACTTCACCGGCTGCTCCATGAACCCGGCCCGCTCTTTCGGCCCCGCAGTGGTCATGAAGCGCTTCGGCTCTGCTCACTGG GGGGTTCAGGGAGTCTTCCTTCCTGTGGGCCTGTCCCTCTGCACAGTCTATCTGTCACCTCTGCTGAGAGCTCACGTTCCCTCTCCAGGGTCTGTTACGTTCCCtgtgtgggagggagaggagttCTGTGGTCTCCCCGGGAATCTACATGTCTCCTTCGAAGGGTCACTTGTCTGTCTTTAG